A genome region from Populus alba chromosome 3, ASM523922v2, whole genome shotgun sequence includes the following:
- the LOC118054589 gene encoding B3 domain-containing protein At2g33720: protein MEKTTTILCFEFLFFLPGTPIILRKEMNVNVNKPREKWRVSKEPELCDENWVFKNSVDSDSRNKESAEELERRVAFNLRTMRSSFSLGDLLEERSRGVSTELSLYHHDPFEIKKKMKPSDLGNLCRLLVSSDLVEKHILPFLNEDQTKQVKIPNQERNGLKVWVRDIDTGSMHQLVFKRWSTSKSYIFNDGWTKHFVKRRNLVEGDEIGLYWDNDQSRLHFSVLSRAAATGR from the exons AtggagaaaacaacaacaattttgTGTTTTGAGTTCTTGTTTTTCCTTCCAGGAACACCAATAATcctaagaaaagaaatgaatgtgAATGTCAACAAGCCGAGAGAGAAGT GGAGGGTTTCAAAGGAACCAGAGCTTTGTGATGAAAACTGGGTTTTCAAGAACTCTGTTGATAGTGattcaagaaacaaagaatCCGCGGAAGAGTTGGAGAGAAGGGTGGCTTTTAATCTTAGGACGATGAGATCGTCTTTTAGCCTTGGGGATTTGCTAGAGGAGAGGTCTCGTGGTGTATCAACTGAACTAAGCCTGTATCATCATGACCCATTCGAGatcaagaagaagatgaagccaAGTGATCTGGGTAATCTATGCAGGCTGCTTGTGTCTTCAGATTTGGTTGAGAAACATATCCTGCCTTTCTTGAACGAGGATCAAACTAAACAGGTTAAAATTCCGAATCAAGAAAGGAATGGTTTGAAGGTCTGGGTTAGGGATATCGACACTGGAAGCATGCATCAGTTGGTCTTCAAACGATGGAGCACTTCTAAAAGCTATATTTTCAACGATGGCTGGACAAAGCACTTCGTTAAAAGGAGGAATTTGGTTGAAGGAGATGAAATCGGACTCTACTGGGACAATGATCAGTCAAGACTTCACTTCAGTGTTCTGAGTAGAGCTGCTGCTACTGGCCGCTAA
- the LOC118054588 gene encoding egg cell-secreted protein 1.1, producing the protein MAFNLKLFLFVALLACSSLGCHKAKARPLASISNLSTRLKLDEESSNCWDSLLQLQACTGEIVLFFLNGETQLGHSCCQALSTIGEHCWPNMIDTLGFTTEESQILEGYCDKAADPTTPSPSAPSAVPVEIAPKQTVVP; encoded by the coding sequence ATGGCTTTTAATCTTAAGCTCTTTCTTTTCGTTGCTTTATTGGCATGCAGCAGCTTGGGCTGCCACAAGGCCAAGGCAAGACCGCTGGCTTCAATCTCAAACCTTTCGACTCGCTTAAAACTAGATGAAGAGTCATCAAATTGCTGGGACTCTCTGTTGCAACTACAAGCATGTACTGGGGAGATTGTTCTTTTCTTCCTTAACGGTGAGACTCAACTTGGCCATAGCTGCTGCCAAGCTTTGAGCACCATTGGTGAACACTGCTGGCCTAACATGATTGATACCCTAGGATTCACCACTGAAGAGAGCCAAATTCTTGAAGGCTACTGTGATAAGGCTGCCGATCCCACCACTCCATCACCGTCGGCACCGTCTGCAGTGCCGGTTGAGATTGCTCCAAAGCAAACTGTGGTTCCTTGA
- the LOC118054592 gene encoding B3 domain-containing protein At2g33720 — protein MERQQLFHVSNSCSIFKKIKNPNKRKECECECQQAEREVFAGSQPLFNEHPFWFKKPKTSSGIGSIVLDSRNPGRVSKEPELCDENWVFKNTVDSDSRNKETAEGLERRVAFNLRTMRSSFSLGDLLEERSRGVSTELSLYHHDPFEIKKKMKPSDLGNLCRLLVSADLVEKHILPFLNEDQTKQVKILNQERNGLKVRVWDLDTESMHQLVFKRWSTSKSYIFNDGWTKHFVKRRNLVEGDEIGLYWDNDQSRLQFSVLSRAAATGR, from the coding sequence ATGGAGAGACAACAACTGTTTCATGTTTCGAATTCTTGTtctattttcaagaaaattaagaatccaaataaaagaaaagaatgtgaATGTGAATGTCAACAAGCCGAGAGAGAAGTGTTTGCTGGGTCACAGCCACTTTTCAATGAGCATCCTTTTTGGTTCAAGAAACCAAAAACAAGCAGCGGAATTGGTTCCATTGTTCTTGATTCAAGAAATCCAGGGAGGGTTTCAAAGGAACCAGAGCTTTGTGATGAAAACTGGGTTTTCAAGAACACTGTTGATAGTGattcaagaaacaaagaaactGCGGAAGGGTTGGAGAGGAGGGTGGCTTTTAATCTTAGGACGATGAGATCGTCTTTTAGCCTTGGGGATTTGCTAGAGGAGAGGTCTCGTGGGGTATCAACTGAACTAAGCCTGTATCATCATGACCCATTCGAGatcaagaagaagatgaagccaAGTGATCTGGGTAATCTATGCAGGCTGCTTGTGTCTGCAGATTTGGTTGAGAAACATATCCTGCCTTTCTTGAACGAGGATCAAACTAAACAGGTTAAAATTCTGAATCAAGAAAGGAATGGTTTGAAGGTCCGGGTCTGGGATCTTGACACTGAAAGTATGCATCAATTGGTCTTCAAACGATGGAGCACTTCTAAAAGCTATATTTTCAACGATGGCTGGACAAAGCACTTCGTTAAAAGGAGGAATTTGGTTGAAGGAGATGAAATTGGACTCTACTGGGACAATGATCAGTCAAGACTCCAGTTCAGTGTTCTGAGTAGAGCTGCTGCTACTGGCCGCTAA
- the LOC118054591 gene encoding egg cell-secreted protein 1.1, which yields MAFNLKLFLFVAFLACSSLGCHKAKARPLASISNLSTRLKLDEESSNCWDSLLQLQACTGEIVLFFLNGETQLGHSCCQALSTIGEHCWPNMIDTLGFTTEESQILEGYCDKAADPTTPSPSAPSAVPVEIAPKQTVVP from the coding sequence ATGGCTTTTAATCTTAAGCTCTTTCTTTTCGTTGCTTTTTTGGCATGCAGCAGCTTGGGCTGCCACAAGGCCAAGGCAAGACCGCTGGCTTCAATCTCAAACCTTTCGACTCGCTTAAAACTAGATGAAGAGTCATCAAATTGCTGGGACTCTCTGTTGCAACTACAAGCATGTACTGGGGAGATTGTTCTTTTCTTCCTTAACGGTGAGACTCAACTTGGCCATAGCTGCTGCCAAGCTTTGAGCACCATTGGTGAACACTGCTGGCCTAACATGATTGATACCCTAGGATTCACCACTGAAGAGAGCCAAATTCTTGAAGGCTACTGTGATAAGGCTGCCGATCCCACCACTCCATCACCGTCGGCACCGTCTGCAGTGCCGGTTGAGATTGCTCCAAAGCAAACTGTGGTTCCTTGA